In Streptomyces capitiformicae, one genomic interval encodes:
- a CDS encoding TIGR03084 family metal-binding protein — translation MADPTPVIDALRAESEELDPLVAELSPERWALASPAPGWTVAHQVAHLAWTDRAALMAVTDQAAFAREVETALTSPGDFVDNGAEEGAEKPPEQLLADWRAGREALEDALRAAPEGARFPWYGPPMSTASMATARLMETWAHGLDVADALGVPRIAPSDRLRHIVRLGVRTRDFAFGVHGLTPPFEEFRVELTSPGGEVWEYGPEDATDRVTGPALDFCLLVTQRAHRADLALRADGPDADRWLDIAQAFAGPPGKGRAPSEESA, via the coding sequence ATGGCCGACCCCACCCCCGTGATCGACGCCCTCCGCGCGGAGAGCGAGGAACTCGACCCGCTCGTGGCCGAGTTGAGCCCCGAGCGGTGGGCGCTCGCGTCGCCCGCCCCCGGCTGGACCGTCGCCCACCAGGTCGCCCACCTCGCCTGGACCGACCGCGCGGCGTTGATGGCGGTGACCGATCAGGCCGCCTTCGCCCGTGAGGTCGAGACGGCGTTGACCTCGCCCGGGGATTTCGTGGACAACGGCGCGGAGGAGGGCGCGGAGAAGCCGCCCGAGCAACTGCTCGCGGACTGGCGGGCGGGGCGTGAGGCTCTGGAGGATGCCCTGCGGGCCGCACCCGAGGGCGCTCGGTTCCCCTGGTACGGGCCGCCCATGTCCACCGCCTCCATGGCGACCGCCCGCCTCATGGAGACCTGGGCCCACGGCCTGGACGTCGCCGACGCGCTGGGGGTCCCACGGATCGCCCCCAGTGACCGGCTCCGTCACATCGTCCGACTCGGCGTCCGCACCCGCGACTTCGCCTTCGGTGTGCACGGACTGACCCCGCCGTTCGAAGAGTTCCGTGTCGAACTCACCAGCCCCGGAGGGGAGGTGTGGGAGTACGGCCCCGAGGACGCGACCGACCGCGTCACCGGTCCCGCCCTCGACTTCTGCCTCCTGGTCACCCAGCGCGCCCACCGAGCCGACCTCGCCCTCCGTGCAGACGGCCCGGACGCCGACCGCTGGCTGGACATCGCCCAGGCCTTCGCCGGTCCGCCGGGCAAGGGCCGCGCCCCCAGCGAGGAGTCGGCGTGA